One genomic region from Artemia franciscana chromosome 17, ASM3288406v1, whole genome shotgun sequence encodes:
- the LOC136038149 gene encoding small ribosomal subunit protein mS37-like has translation MSRVIKRVDIFNCQLRPGSGNRRPQREPIRFWPILPMKLKNSVSSKSERATDSMCLQEMSLMLACLKRNEFDQSVCSKEIQEFSKCTVAQMEQRQLRLKQNSEGFVAAGEKKLPVQQLNRYLEKHQQPK, from the exons ATGAGTAGGGTAATAAAGAGAGTTGATATCTTCAACTGTCAGCTCAGACCTGGCTCTGGTAACAGAAGACCACAAAGAGAGCCTATTAGGTTCTGGCCTATTCTTCCAATGAAGTTGAAAAACTCTGTTTCATCAAAAAGTGAACGAGCCACAG attCCATGTGCCTGCAAGAAATGTCTTTGATGCTTGCGTGCCtgaaaagaaatgaatttgACCAATCAGTTTGTTCTAAAGAAATTCAAGAGTTTTCAAAGTGCACTGTAGCTCAAATG GAGCAACGGCAATTAAGATTAAAACAGAATAGCGAAGGTTTTGTTGCTGCAGGAGAGAAGAAATTGCCTGTTCAGCAATTGAATAGATATCTAGAGAAGCATCAACAGCCAAAATAG